Proteins co-encoded in one Arachis hypogaea cultivar Tifrunner chromosome 11, arahy.Tifrunner.gnm2.J5K5, whole genome shotgun sequence genomic window:
- the LOC112723133 gene encoding ADP,ATP carrier protein ER-ANT1 isoform X1: MVKSSQYERFSKDFVMGGVAAIISKSAAAPIERVKLLLQNQAEMIKRGQLKKPYMGVCDGFKRVFAEEGVIAFWRGNQANVIRYFPTQAFNFAFKGYFKSIFGQSKERDGYIKWFAGNVASGSAAGATTSLLLYHLDYARTRLGTDALECRATGQRQFKGLVDVYRKTLLSDGVVGLYRGFGVSIVGITMYRGMYFGIYDTVKPIILVGPFEGNFFASFFLGWSITTSAGVCAYPFDTLRRRMMLTSGQPNKYYNARHAFREIVRQEGFLALFRGVTANMLLGVAGAGVLAGYDQLNCFSSRH, translated from the exons ATGGTGAAATCATCACAATATGAAAGATTCTCAAAGGATTTTGTAATGGGAGGGGTAGCAGCAATCATATCGAAGAGTGCCGCGGCACCAATCGAGAGAGTGAAACTTCTATTGCAAAACCAAGCTGAAATGATTAAAAGAGGGCAACTCAAGAAACCATACATGGGTGTGTGTGATGGATTTAAGAGGGTGTTTGCAGAAGAGGGTGTCATTGCCTTTTGGAGAGGTAACCAGGCCAATGTCATCCGATACTTCCCTACACAG GCTTTCAATTTTGCATTCAAAGGTTACTTCAAAAGCATTTTTGGGCAATCCAAAGAGAGAGATGGGTACATTAAGTGGTTTGCTGGAAATGTGGCTTCAGGAAGTGCCGCGGGAGCAACTACTTCACTGCTTCTTTATCATTTAGATTATGCACGAACACGATTGGGCACTGATGCATTGGAGTGTCGTGCTACCGGTCAGCGCCAGTTTAAGGGGCTAGTTGATGTGTACCGTAAAACCTTGTTAAGTGATGGAGTTGTTGGCTTATACAGGGGATTTGGGGTGTCAATAGTGGGAATCACAATGTACCGAGGGATGTACTTCGGGATCTATGACACCGTGAAGCCTATCATTTTAGTTGGGCCTTTCGAG GGAAATTTCTTTGCTAGTTTCTTCTTAGGTTGGAGCATTACAACATCAGCAGGGGTTTGTGCATACCCGTTTGACACACTGCGTCGGAGAATGATGCTAACATCTGGACAACCAAACAAGTATTATAACGCAAGGCATGCATTTCGTGAGATTGTTCGTCAAGAGGGTTTTTTAGCTCTATTCCGAGGTGTTACCGCAAATATGCTTCTTGGTGTCGCAGGAGCTGGGGTGCTTGCTGGATATGATCAGCTCAACTGCTTCTCATCTAGGCACTAG
- the LOC112723133 gene encoding ADP,ATP carrier protein ER-ANT1 isoform X2: MVKSSQYERFSKDFVMGGVAAIISKSAAAPIERVKLLLQNQAEMIKRGQLKKPYMGVCDGFKRVFAEEGVIAFWRGNQANVIRYFPTQAFNFAFKGYFKSIFGQSKERDGYIKWFAGNVASGSAAGATTSLLLYHLDYARTRLGTDALECRATGQRQFKGLVDVYRKTLLSDGVVGLYRGFGVSIVGITMYRGMYFGIYDTVKPIILVGPFEVSMR, translated from the exons ATGGTGAAATCATCACAATATGAAAGATTCTCAAAGGATTTTGTAATGGGAGGGGTAGCAGCAATCATATCGAAGAGTGCCGCGGCACCAATCGAGAGAGTGAAACTTCTATTGCAAAACCAAGCTGAAATGATTAAAAGAGGGCAACTCAAGAAACCATACATGGGTGTGTGTGATGGATTTAAGAGGGTGTTTGCAGAAGAGGGTGTCATTGCCTTTTGGAGAGGTAACCAGGCCAATGTCATCCGATACTTCCCTACACAG GCTTTCAATTTTGCATTCAAAGGTTACTTCAAAAGCATTTTTGGGCAATCCAAAGAGAGAGATGGGTACATTAAGTGGTTTGCTGGAAATGTGGCTTCAGGAAGTGCCGCGGGAGCAACTACTTCACTGCTTCTTTATCATTTAGATTATGCACGAACACGATTGGGCACTGATGCATTGGAGTGTCGTGCTACCGGTCAGCGCCAGTTTAAGGGGCTAGTTGATGTGTACCGTAAAACCTTGTTAAGTGATGGAGTTGTTGGCTTATACAGGGGATTTGGGGTGTCAATAGTGGGAATCACAATGTACCGAGGGATGTACTTCGGGATCTATGACACCGTGAAGCCTATCATTTTAGTTGGGCCTTTCGAG GTTTCCATGAGATGA
- the LOC112723131 gene encoding COBRA-like protein 7 — MASHYFLSCFISSVAVLSIILIQTTPFSTAQSASCNGILVSYAYTGGTRLPPNVSDAAKQPYRFESTLTVLNNGLDDLKSWKVFVKFQHNEFLVSASGAVLADGTTLPAAVGNGTIFAGYPMTDLKTAVETAGDLTQMQVQIDLVGTVFGVAPPTVPLPSSINLANDGFICKKPTGQGKNVSNVCCTKDPKFKTNITIDDEFLPRQDGDLSIMYDVIRTYDSNYWAEVTIANHNPLGRLDNWKLSWDWMNDEFIYSMKGAYPYVVDASDCVFGKQGTFYKELDFANVLNCERRPTIIDLPPTKFNDTDLGKIPFCCRNGTILPPSMDPSKSVSKFQMQVFKMPPALNRSQLSPPQNWKINGTLNPTYKCGPPVRVSPSENPDPSGLPSNKTVMASWQVVCNITKPKGATSKCCVSFSAYYNDSVIPCKTCACGCPSNTARTCSTTAQAMFLPPEALLVPFDNRTAKAVAWADLKHLPVPKPMPCSDNCGVSINWHVYTDYTKGWSARVTLFNWGDTNFADWFAAVQMDKAAAGFEKMYSFNATALDGVNNNTILMQGLPGLNYLVAEADGANPLNDPRVPGKQQSVISFTKKTTPGIDVAHRDGFPTKVFFNGEECSLPSVYPTSSGFREVLSWKTSIVLSLLLVILMR; from the exons ATGGCATCGCACTACTTCCTTAGCTGCTTTATCAGCAGCGTCGCCGTTCTATCCATCATATTGATTCAAACGACGCCGTTTTCTACGGCCCAGTCAGCATCCTGTAACGGCATACTCGTCTCCTACGCCTACACCGGCGGGACGCGCCTCCCGCCCAATGTCTCCGATGCGGCCAAGCAACCGTACCGGTTCGAGTCCACGCTCACTGTTCTCAACAACGGCCTCGACGACCTCAAGTCATGGAAGGTCTTCGTCAAGTTCCAGCACAATGAGTTCCTCGTCTCTGCCTCCGGCGCCGTCCTCGCCGACGGCACCACTCTCCCCGCCGCTGTCGGTAACGGCACCATCTTCGCTGGATATCCTATGACTGACCTCAAGACTGCGGTGGAAACCGCCGGCGACTTGACGCAGATGCAGGTCCAGATCGATCTCGTTGGCACTGTTTTTGGAGTGGCGCCGCCCACTGTTCCTCTTCCTTCCTCCATCAATCTCGCCAACGATGGATTCATCTGTAAGAAGCCAACTGGTCAAG GGAAGAATGTGAGTAATGTGTGTTGCACAAAGGATCCGAAGTTCAAAACGAACATAACCATAGATGATGAGTTCCTTCCCCGTCAAGATGGTGATCTATCAATCATGTATGATGTGATTAGAACTTATGATTCCAATTACTGGGCTGAGGTTACCATTGCAAACCATAACCCTCTAGGTCGTCTTGACAATTGGAAATTGAGCTGGGATTGGATGAATGATGAGTTCATATACTCAATGAAAGGGGCTTATCCTTATGTTGTGGATGCTTCTGATTGTGTCTTTGGTAAGCAAGGGACATTCTACAAGGAGCTTGACTTTGCCAATGTCTTGAATTGTGAGAGAAGGCCAACCATCATTGATCTTCCTCCCACCAAGTTCAACGATACGGATCTTGGTAAGATCCCTTTTTGCTGCAGGAATGGTACTATATTGCCGCCCTCGATGGACCCCAGCAAATCCGTTTCGAAATTTCAGATGCAGGTTTTCAAGATGCCGCCCGCTCTCAATCGCTCTCAGCTTTCCCCGCCACAGAACTGGAAGATAAATGGCACCCTCAACCCAACTTACAAGTGTGGCCCTCCCGTGAGAGTGAGTCCTAGTGAAAATCCGGATCCATCGGGCTTGCCGTCGAACAAGACAGTGATGGCAAGTTGGCAGGTTGTGTGCAACATAACGAAGCCCAAGGGAGCAACCAGCAAATGCTGTGTCTCATTTTCAGCATATTACAATGATTCGGTTATACCTTGCAAAACATGTGCCTGTGGATGCCCCAGTAACACTGCAAGAACATGTAGTACTACTGCACAGGCTATGTTCCTTCCACCAGAGGCACTTCTTGTTCCTTTTGATAACCGAACTGCGAAAGCTGTTGCTTGGGCTGATCTGAAGCATCTACCGGTTCCGAAACCAATGCCATGTAGTGACAACTGTGGTGTAAGCATTAACTGGCATGTATACACAGACTACACTAAAGGGTGGAGTGCAAGAGTCACTCTTTTCAACTGGGGTGACACTAATTTCGCAGATTGGTTTGCTGCAGTGCAAATGGATAAAGCAGCTGCAGGTTTTGAGAAAATGTATTCATTCAATGCAACCGCCCTAGACGGTGTAAACAATAATACCATATTGATGCAAGGTTTGCCAGGACTGAACTACCTTGTCGCGGAAGCAGATGGTGCCAACCCTCTTAACGATCCTAGGGTGCCTGGTAAACAACAATCAGTAATCTCATTCACCAAGAAAACTACCCCAGGAATTGATGTTGCTCATAGAGATGGGTTTCCCACTAAAGTGTTCTTCAATGGCGAGGAATGTTCACTTCCTTCGGTGTATCCAACGAGTAGTGGATTCAGGGAGGTCTTGTCCTGGAAAACTTCTATCGTTCTGTCTCTGTTGCTGGTTATCTTGATGCGGTAG